In the genome of Taurinivorans muris, one region contains:
- a CDS encoding DMT family protein: protein MVSQGVFSVLLLIGSNIFMTLAWYGHLKMRTEFTWFASLPLLGIIIFSWAVAFFEYCLQVPANKLGFVENGGPFDIMQLKIIQEVITLVVFTVFSMIAFKTQLKWNHLASFVCIVMAVYFIFKK from the coding sequence ATGGTTTCTCAAGGGGTGTTTTCTGTTCTTTTACTCATCGGTTCAAATATTTTCATGACGCTTGCCTGGTACGGACATCTAAAAATGCGGACGGAATTTACTTGGTTTGCGTCCTTGCCTTTGCTCGGAATTATCATTTTCAGCTGGGCTGTCGCATTTTTTGAATATTGCCTGCAGGTTCCCGCCAATAAATTGGGTTTTGTGGAAAATGGCGGTCCGTTCGACATCATGCAATTAAAAATCATTCAGGAAGTGATAACGCTTGTTGTTTTCACCGTTTTTTCAATGATTGCTTTTAAAACGCAGCTGAAATGGAATCACTTGGCTTCTTTTGTTTGTATCGTCATGGCTGTATACTTCATTTTTAAAAAATAA
- a CDS encoding DUF456 domain-containing protein, whose amino-acid sequence MFSSIIATIFIIVLFLLVFLNFLSLPGNWLVAVFILISAFFVPDGTYYALYWVLFFILLIVGEVAEFYLQIHHGKKANASSSSNFFGIVGAIIGGIVFMPFLLGLGAIFGTLIGAYAGSFLAEKYIARSDTEQAIKVASATVLGKFLGILLKFGLGIYLVFFTAKTIFAAL is encoded by the coding sequence ATGTTTTCAAGTATCATTGCAACAATTTTCATCATTGTTCTGTTCCTGCTGGTGTTTTTGAATTTTCTATCGCTTCCCGGAAACTGGCTTGTTGCAGTATTTATCCTCATCAGCGCTTTTTTCGTGCCGGACGGAACATACTATGCGTTATACTGGGTTTTATTTTTCATCCTGCTCATAGTTGGTGAAGTTGCCGAATTTTATTTGCAAATCCACCATGGAAAAAAAGCCAACGCTTCTTCTTCCTCCAATTTTTTCGGTATTGTCGGGGCGATTATAGGCGGTATCGTGTTTATGCCCTTTCTTTTGGGACTGGGGGCAATTTTCGGTACGCTCATCGGTGCGTACGCGGGTTCCTTTCTGGCAGAAAAATATATCGCCCGCAGCGATACGGAACAAGCGATCAAGGTTGCCTCCGCCACGGTATTGGGAAAATTCCTGGGAATTTTACTGAAATTCGGTCTTGGTATCTATTTAGTTTTCTTTACCGCAAAAACTATTTTCGCCGCTTTGTAA
- a CDS encoding RNA methyltransferase, with translation MFDLLNIVLVEPRFPENIGSVARASANFGSAPISLVKPEMWEIEKASPLATKQGLRLLEQIRVFDSVEKAIQDCIFCIGTSARVGGVRRETVSPKECAKEIMRYLEQGERVAMLFGPEDRGLENHHLEHCHKLVTIPASLNCSSLNLAQAVLLILYEIYQLAPEKRKMRQKDKGAISRRINSAERELLHGKLKTVLTRLDVIQKSNPDYFFIPMAHFLDRKEIRRHEMDMLLGICRQIERLIKTTE, from the coding sequence ATGTTTGATTTACTCAATATCGTTCTTGTCGAACCCCGCTTCCCGGAAAATATAGGTTCTGTCGCCAGAGCTTCCGCCAATTTCGGTTCCGCGCCCATTTCCCTTGTTAAACCTGAAATGTGGGAAATAGAAAAAGCAAGCCCGCTCGCCACCAAACAAGGACTGCGGCTTCTTGAACAAATACGGGTTTTCGACTCTGTGGAAAAAGCGATTCAGGATTGTATTTTTTGTATCGGAACAAGTGCAAGAGTGGGCGGGGTTCGCCGTGAAACCGTCAGTCCGAAAGAATGTGCGAAAGAAATCATGCGGTATCTTGAACAAGGCGAACGGGTTGCCATGCTTTTCGGCCCCGAAGACCGAGGCTTGGAAAACCATCATTTGGAGCATTGCCATAAATTGGTCACCATTCCGGCTTCTCTGAACTGTTCTTCGCTCAATTTGGCTCAAGCCGTTCTGCTCATACTCTATGAAATTTACCAGCTTGCGCCTGAAAAAAGAAAAATGCGTCAAAAAGACAAAGGGGCGATTTCCCGCAGAATAAACAGCGCCGAACGGGAACTTCTGCATGGCAAGCTGAAAACAGTTCTGACAAGGCTTGATGTCATTCAAAAAAGCAATCCTGATTATTTCTTCATTCCCATGGCGCATTTTCTGGACAGAAAAGAAATACGCAGGCATGAGATGGATATGCTTTTGGGAATATGCAGACAAATCGAACGCCTGATAAAAACAACGGAATGA
- a CDS encoding glycosyltransferase family 9 protein has translation MKNLIVQAQRLGDLVMTYPLFIWLKKQDDKEIFVLAEEKFYKELLHISPLVTYIPTDKMAYLKNFSYDTVINLSHREDTAKLVSTLDKNNFYGLEIENGCKKISGKWQLYRTSLTHNNHYNRLHWADLNALDCIDPAIMHSTKWKIPQGRQNGKIGLFVGASEETKRPSVDFWAELAFQLCKKGYDPVFISGPGNEEKSIAYAAAKKANIPHGVIAGSLSIFELIHFLETLQLFVCPDTGPMHIASFANVPTLNLSIGPVNPWETAPYPPYHYVLRSGISCSGCWQCTKEEQFCRRAFVPHRIANLVHSLLLQKPLPNIPSITLYKTGRNTLGLYELEPIFGEKHYHSLQADFWRSFFLYVLSEKSSRYLPAYEKSKADLFSALPKLKPVMQKGHINLIKTLVMTEKTNSILEPEAWKQYPPLLRPLTSYVQLLLENGNYSKEIRLTAMKLSEEFRNALQ, from the coding sequence ATGAAAAATCTTATTGTTCAAGCCCAGCGCCTCGGCGATTTAGTCATGACCTACCCGCTTTTTATTTGGCTGAAAAAGCAGGATGACAAAGAAATTTTTGTCTTGGCGGAAGAAAAATTTTATAAAGAGCTTTTACACATTTCCCCGCTTGTTACTTATATTCCGACCGACAAAATGGCGTACCTTAAAAATTTTTCCTATGATACCGTTATTAATTTAAGCCACAGGGAAGATACCGCAAAACTCGTAAGTACCCTTGATAAAAATAATTTTTACGGATTGGAAATAGAAAACGGCTGCAAAAAAATTTCAGGAAAATGGCAATTATACAGAACCTCGCTCACCCACAACAACCACTATAACCGTTTGCACTGGGCTGATTTGAATGCACTGGACTGCATAGACCCTGCTATCATGCATTCCACAAAATGGAAAATCCCCCAAGGGCGGCAAAACGGAAAAATCGGTTTATTCGTTGGCGCGAGCGAGGAAACAAAACGCCCCAGCGTCGATTTTTGGGCAGAGCTGGCTTTCCAACTGTGCAAAAAAGGCTACGACCCTGTTTTTATCAGCGGTCCGGGCAACGAAGAAAAAAGCATTGCCTATGCTGCCGCCAAAAAAGCCAACATTCCGCACGGCGTTATTGCCGGTTCGCTCAGCATATTTGAATTGATACATTTTTTGGAAACCCTGCAATTATTTGTCTGTCCCGATACCGGACCTATGCATATCGCAAGCTTCGCAAACGTTCCGACCCTGAACCTTTCCATCGGTCCGGTGAACCCATGGGAAACCGCCCCGTATCCCCCCTATCATTACGTGCTTCGTTCCGGCATTTCCTGTTCCGGGTGCTGGCAATGTACAAAAGAAGAACAGTTTTGCAGAAGAGCTTTTGTTCCCCATAGGATTGCAAATCTTGTGCACAGCTTGCTTCTGCAAAAACCTTTGCCGAACATTCCCTCGATAACCCTCTATAAAACAGGCAGAAACACTCTCGGTTTATATGAACTGGAACCGATTTTCGGCGAAAAGCACTATCATTCCCTGCAAGCTGATTTTTGGCGCTCTTTCTTTTTATACGTTTTATCAGAAAAAAGCAGCCGCTATCTTCCGGCTTATGAAAAAAGCAAAGCGGATTTGTTTTCCGCCTTGCCCAAACTGAAGCCTGTCATGCAGAAAGGACATATTAATTTGATAAAAACGCTTGTCATGACGGAAAAAACCAATTCAATATTGGAACCGGAAGCGTGGAAACAATATCCGCCTTTATTGCGTCCGCTGACAAGCTATGTTCAATTGCTTTTGGAAAACGGAAATTATTCAAAAGAAATACGTTTAACCGCCATGAAGCTTTCGGAAGAATTTCGCAATGCCTTACAGTGA
- the pdxT gene encoding pyridoxal 5'-phosphate synthase glutaminase subunit PdxT — MLTHLSSIHVQKKIEEVENIPLHEQVRIGVLALQGAFREHCLALYAVGAKPVEIRGSDDMENLHGLCLPGGESTVMAKLLVQNAMLDRLVKLIQGNMPVFATCAGLILLSNEIIGFEEQARLRCLDIAVNRNAFGRQKESFTEELDIVCPCFSEKDTEKHCVFPAVFIRAPQIAQAGGNVKILAQRKGRILAVQEKSIVATAFHPELTENLLFHTWLFEKAKEYKASL; from the coding sequence ATGTTGACGCATTTATCTTCAATTCATGTGCAAAAGAAAATTGAAGAAGTTGAAAATATTCCTTTGCACGAGCAGGTACGTATCGGCGTGCTTGCTTTGCAGGGAGCTTTTCGGGAACACTGCCTGGCTTTATATGCTGTGGGAGCGAAACCTGTGGAAATCCGTGGTTCGGACGATATGGAAAATCTTCATGGTTTATGTCTTCCCGGCGGGGAAAGCACCGTCATGGCGAAGCTGCTTGTGCAAAACGCCATGCTTGATAGGCTTGTGAAATTAATTCAAGGAAATATGCCGGTTTTTGCAACGTGTGCGGGGCTTATTTTGCTCAGCAATGAAATCATTGGTTTTGAAGAACAAGCTCGATTGCGTTGTCTTGATATTGCCGTAAACCGCAATGCTTTTGGACGGCAAAAGGAAAGCTTCACGGAAGAGTTGGATATTGTTTGCCCTTGTTTTTCTGAAAAGGATACGGAGAAACATTGCGTTTTCCCCGCTGTTTTTATCCGCGCGCCTCAAATTGCGCAAGCGGGCGGAAATGTGAAAATCTTGGCACAGAGAAAAGGGCGGATTTTGGCTGTGCAGGAAAAAAGCATCGTAGCGACGGCTTTTCACCCTGAATTGACGGAAAACCTGCTTTTTCACACATGGCTTTTTGAAAAGGCGAAAGAATATAAAGCGTCACTGTAA
- the pdxS gene encoding pyridoxal 5'-phosphate synthase lyase subunit PdxS — protein sequence MNTEILKGGLAQMLKGGVIMDVTNEEQANIAQEAGACAVMALERVPSDIRKEGGVARMADPSLVKRIMDCVSIPVMAKVRIGHNAEARILEELGVDYIDESEVLTPADDRFHINKQAFNVPFVCGARNLGEALRRIGEGAAMIRTKGEPGTGNVVEAVKHIRIVNEEIRALCALPEDEIVYFCKEHAIPLHLALETRKEGRLPVVNFAAGGIATPADAALMMELGCDGVFVGSGIFKSSDPARQAKAIVEAVTYYNDAKKLLEISQGLGTPMHGIEISAIAPSERMQERGW from the coding sequence ATGAATACAGAAATTTTAAAAGGCGGTTTGGCTCAAATGCTTAAAGGCGGCGTTATTATGGACGTTACGAATGAAGAACAGGCAAATATAGCCCAGGAAGCGGGTGCTTGTGCCGTTATGGCGCTTGAACGCGTTCCGTCCGATATCCGTAAGGAAGGGGGTGTTGCCCGTATGGCTGACCCAAGCCTTGTGAAACGTATTATGGATTGCGTCAGCATTCCCGTAATGGCGAAAGTGAGAATCGGACATAATGCGGAAGCAAGGATTTTAGAAGAACTTGGAGTTGATTATATTGATGAAAGTGAAGTGTTGACGCCTGCTGATGACAGGTTTCATATCAATAAGCAAGCGTTTAACGTTCCTTTTGTCTGCGGGGCGAGAAATTTGGGGGAAGCTCTGCGCAGAATCGGGGAAGGAGCCGCCATGATCCGCACCAAGGGGGAACCCGGAACGGGAAATGTTGTTGAAGCGGTAAAACATATCCGTATTGTCAATGAAGAAATCCGAGCCCTTTGCGCTTTGCCGGAAGATGAAATCGTATATTTTTGCAAAGAACATGCGATTCCATTGCATTTAGCCCTTGAAACAAGAAAAGAAGGCAGATTGCCTGTTGTGAATTTTGCCGCGGGCGGAATTGCAACGCCTGCCGACGCCGCCCTTATGATGGAACTGGGGTGTGACGGTGTGTTTGTCGGTTCCGGTATTTTCAAATCTTCCGATCCCGCCCGTCAGGCAAAAGCCATTGTTGAAGCGGTAACCTATTATAATGACGCAAAAAAACTTCTTGAAATTTCGCAAGGGCTTGGAACTCCGATGCATGGTATTGAAATTTCAGCTATCGCACCTTCCGAACGCATGCAGGAACGCGGTTGGTAA
- a CDS encoding PLP-dependent aminotransferase family protein, with product MQIVTLIQEELAENPQLPFYLNFIKALQKGIADNSLPVGSGLPTHRKLAEELSLSVGTVTRAYKEAQKHSLTSSVIGRGTIISKPSKHIDIVNEQQKYYDLSFVSPFEYLNPSLDSALEHIDIQDKELLKYHEPRGMLKHRKTGALWAKNFGLTVSEKNILVCAGAQHALLSLLIGLFRAGDKIAAETITYPLLKEICQRLSLQLVPIKMDELGIIPKHFELACKNGDIKGLYLMPSCQNPTLSQIPEFRRQALVDLCRKYDVKIIEDDVYALSLEQKLPPLASLCPERTFFIASISEALSGGLRIAYAASPDEFVQRIEQSIGYSISMAAPLMAEIASYWIESKIAEQTLWAKKEEAAARNVLIRRILDGFSLETRSTGFYAWLSLPPPWTNEHFTETAKNNDVLVADCSHFSLLSPPAKNAVRLALGGIEKREDLTKALTVLAKILHSSI from the coding sequence ATGCAAATTGTCACACTCATACAAGAAGAACTGGCTGAAAATCCGCAGCTTCCTTTTTATCTGAATTTTATCAAAGCCCTGCAAAAAGGAATTGCCGACAATAGCTTGCCCGTCGGCTCCGGTCTGCCTACGCACAGAAAATTAGCGGAAGAACTTTCCCTAAGCGTCGGCACCGTAACAAGAGCATATAAGGAAGCGCAAAAACATTCTTTGACATCTTCCGTTATTGGACGGGGAACTATTATTTCCAAGCCTTCAAAGCATATTGATATTGTGAATGAACAACAAAAATACTATGATTTGAGCTTTGTTTCGCCGTTTGAATATTTAAATCCGAGCTTGGATTCCGCCCTTGAACATATTGACATTCAAGATAAGGAACTCCTTAAATATCATGAACCGAGGGGCATGCTTAAGCATAGGAAAACCGGAGCGCTTTGGGCAAAAAATTTTGGATTGACGGTTTCCGAGAAAAATATTTTGGTTTGCGCGGGAGCGCAGCACGCCTTGCTCTCCCTGCTCATCGGACTTTTCAGAGCGGGAGATAAAATCGCGGCGGAAACGATAACCTATCCTCTTTTAAAAGAAATATGCCAACGCCTTTCTTTACAGCTTGTGCCTATAAAAATGGACGAACTGGGCATTATTCCGAAGCATTTCGAATTAGCCTGCAAAAATGGCGACATAAAGGGTTTATACCTCATGCCCTCTTGTCAAAATCCGACACTTTCGCAAATTCCGGAATTCAGGCGTCAGGCGCTTGTTGATTTATGCAGAAAGTATGATGTGAAAATTATTGAAGACGATGTCTATGCCCTGTCCTTGGAACAAAAGCTTCCGCCTCTTGCAAGCCTTTGTCCTGAAAGAACATTCTTCATCGCCTCAATCAGTGAGGCCCTGAGCGGGGGCTTACGCATTGCCTATGCCGCTTCCCCTGATGAATTTGTGCAGCGCATAGAACAAAGTATCGGTTATAGTATTTCCATGGCGGCACCTCTTATGGCGGAAATTGCAAGTTATTGGATAGAAAGTAAAATTGCGGAACAAACCCTTTGGGCGAAAAAAGAAGAGGCGGCAGCCCGAAATGTTTTAATCCGACGTATTTTGGACGGATTTTCCCTTGAAACGAGGAGCACGGGATTTTATGCATGGCTCAGTCTTCCGCCTCCGTGGACCAATGAACATTTCACCGAAACAGCCAAAAATAACGATGTTCTTGTTGCCGACTGCTCGCATTTTTCCCTGCTTTCCCCTCCTGCAAAAAACGCTGTCAGACTGGCTCTCGGAGGAATTGAAAAAAGGGAAGATTTAACCAAGGCATTGACTGTGTTGGCAAAAATTCTCCATTCGTCAATATAA
- a CDS encoding GNAT family N-acetyltransferase has product MTALCLATPNHAGLIVDFMHKLGEFQKMSSAITVTTEKMEKLLQNKDGEAVLAFADGTPVAFAYFCKHSSAFIGHTCLYIDAFYVEEEFRKQGIGRQIMQFLAKLCKERGYARMEWGCLDWNTDAWDFYTNLGSVPFEILTIHRLSGESLEKLSQ; this is encoded by the coding sequence ATGACTGCACTATGCCTCGCCACACCGAACCATGCCGGGCTCATTGTCGATTTCATGCATAAACTCGGTGAATTTCAAAAAATGAGTTCTGCCATAACCGTAACAACGGAAAAAATGGAAAAATTGCTTCAAAATAAAGACGGTGAAGCCGTGCTTGCGTTTGCAGACGGCACCCCCGTTGCTTTTGCTTATTTTTGCAAACACAGTTCCGCCTTTATCGGGCATACCTGCCTTTATATTGACGCCTTTTATGTTGAGGAAGAGTTCAGAAAACAAGGCATTGGCAGACAAATCATGCAATTTCTTGCAAAACTCTGCAAAGAACGGGGCTATGCCCGTATGGAATGGGGGTGTCTTGACTGGAACACCGATGCATGGGATTTTTACACAAATCTAGGCTCTGTTCCTTTTGAAATATTGACTATCCACCGCCTTTCCGGTGAAAGCTTAGAAAAATTATCGCAATAA
- the acs gene encoding acetate--CoA ligase: MTQERITTLLTENRSYLPPEHGKSSAWISGTEEARAICQRALDDPDDFWAARATQLIHWYKRWDKVLESDEVNHKYRWFTNAKLNASFNCIDRHIISGRRNKAALIWQGEREMDVRCFTYQMLYTEVCRVAHALNSLHVKKGDRVALYMPMIPELVISMLACARIGAIHTAIFSGYAEGGVRSRIQDSKAKVVITADGVIRAGSVKPLKANLDPILEKCPSVAHVLVVHHANMQDVNMVKNRDIWWHDLVEDFTLDVDFPCVPMDANDPLFLLHTSGSTGKPSGILHSTGGYLTYAAHTSQWIFDMRDDDVYWCTADMGWITGHTYGVYGPLSLGATTLMFEGVPTYPKPDRYWRIVEKFRVNILYTAPTVIRSLMRMGEAWPERYDLRTLRVLGSVGEPINPEAWEWFHKVIGGGELPIVDTWWQTESGGAMISPFPYASRLKPGSASFPLPGIDAVVMGDAKKDGEDVSHENTKAGHLVIRKPWPGMMLGVYNDEEKYQSYFKRFGYFDSGDGAEIDEDGYFWILGRMDDNINVSGHRLSTAEIEAVLTANQYVSEAAVVSMPHEIKGEAIYAYVVLKDDIAWTDDIRKLLKEAIRKNIGALASPEYIQFVESMPKTQSGKIIRRMLRKIAGNVYDDIGDTTALARPEVIDEIIYGHKNILEGRPETAKRQDEPAEDQEKE; the protein is encoded by the coding sequence ATGACACAAGAGCGCATTACCACTTTATTAACTGAAAACCGTAGTTATTTACCCCCCGAACATGGTAAGTCTAGTGCGTGGATTAGCGGTACGGAAGAGGCGAGGGCCATTTGCCAGCGCGCTCTTGATGATCCTGATGATTTTTGGGCGGCCCGTGCGACGCAGCTCATACATTGGTATAAACGCTGGGACAAGGTTTTGGAATCCGATGAAGTAAATCATAAATACCGTTGGTTTACCAATGCGAAATTGAACGCCTCTTTCAACTGTATTGACAGACACATCATTTCCGGCAGGCGAAATAAAGCCGCGCTTATCTGGCAAGGCGAACGTGAAATGGATGTGCGTTGCTTCACGTATCAAATGCTTTATACGGAAGTTTGCCGTGTCGCCCACGCGCTTAATTCTTTGCACGTGAAAAAAGGCGACAGGGTTGCCCTTTATATGCCCATGATTCCGGAACTTGTTATTTCAATGCTTGCCTGCGCGCGGATAGGCGCGATACATACCGCGATTTTTTCAGGCTATGCGGAAGGCGGTGTGCGCAGCCGTATTCAAGATTCCAAGGCGAAAGTCGTCATCACCGCTGACGGTGTAATCCGTGCCGGTTCCGTAAAGCCTTTGAAAGCGAATTTGGACCCGATTTTGGAAAAATGTCCTTCTGTCGCCCATGTTTTGGTTGTTCATCATGCGAACATGCAAGATGTGAATATGGTTAAAAACCGTGATATTTGGTGGCATGATTTAGTGGAAGATTTTACTTTGGACGTTGATTTTCCCTGCGTGCCCATGGATGCGAACGATCCGCTTTTCCTCCTGCACACAAGCGGAAGTACGGGCAAACCTTCAGGCATTCTGCATTCAACCGGCGGGTATTTGACGTATGCCGCCCATACCTCGCAATGGATTTTTGATATGCGTGACGACGACGTATATTGGTGTACGGCGGATATGGGCTGGATAACGGGGCATACTTACGGTGTATACGGTCCGCTGTCTCTCGGGGCGACAACGCTTATGTTCGAAGGCGTTCCCACGTATCCGAAACCGGACCGCTACTGGCGTATCGTGGAAAAATTCCGTGTGAATATTTTATATACGGCTCCGACGGTTATCCGTTCCCTTATGCGTATGGGGGAAGCGTGGCCGGAACGCTATGATTTGCGCACCCTGCGCGTGCTCGGTTCCGTAGGTGAGCCTATCAACCCCGAAGCTTGGGAATGGTTCCATAAAGTCATCGGCGGAGGCGAACTTCCGATTGTCGACACATGGTGGCAAACGGAATCAGGCGGGGCAATGATCAGCCCGTTTCCTTATGCTTCAAGGCTGAAACCCGGTTCAGCCTCTTTCCCTCTGCCGGGCATTGACGCGGTTGTCATGGGTGACGCGAAAAAAGACGGGGAAGACGTGAGTCATGAAAATACGAAAGCAGGGCACTTGGTTATCCGTAAGCCTTGGCCCGGCATGATGCTTGGCGTTTATAACGATGAAGAAAAATATCAAAGTTATTTCAAACGCTTTGGTTATTTTGATTCCGGTGACGGCGCCGAAATTGACGAAGACGGTTATTTTTGGATTTTAGGACGTATGGACGACAATATCAATGTTTCCGGCCACCGTTTGTCAACGGCTGAAATCGAGGCTGTTTTGACCGCCAATCAGTATGTTTCCGAGGCAGCGGTTGTTTCCATGCCGCATGAAATAAAAGGTGAAGCCATTTACGCGTATGTTGTTTTGAAAGATGACATCGCATGGACGGATGATATCAGAAAACTTTTGAAAGAGGCGATCCGTAAGAATATCGGCGCGCTTGCTTCTCCTGAATATATCCAGTTTGTGGAAAGCATGCCGAAAACGCAGTCAGGAAAAATCATCCGCAGAATGCTGCGTAAAATCGCGGGCAATGTTTACGACGATATCGGCGACACAACAGCCCTTGCAAGACCAGAAGTCATTGATGAAATCATTTACGGACATAAAAATATTCTTGAGGGACGCCCGGAAACGGCGAAACGGCAGGATGAACCGGCTGAAGATCAGGAAAAAGAATAG
- a CDS encoding RusA family crossover junction endodeoxyribonuclease, which produces MNNTIRFIINTAPTTQARPRHAVRSGFSVTYKSEQQKSNEQTLEALIAPHAPKEPFKEAVTVLFVAHIPVPQSFSKKKRELALAGKICPTKKPDIDNLCKQLLDTLTRLNFWLDDKQVVEISAKKMYAEHGKWDVMITGYNDKLNENNK; this is translated from the coding sequence ATGAATAATACAATACGGTTCATCATAAATACCGCTCCCACCACCCAAGCAAGACCACGCCATGCAGTACGCAGCGGGTTCAGCGTCACATACAAAAGCGAACAGCAAAAAAGCAACGAACAAACCCTTGAGGCCCTCATCGCTCCTCATGCTCCAAAAGAACCGTTCAAAGAGGCCGTTACCGTTCTTTTCGTCGCCCATATCCCCGTTCCGCAAAGCTTCAGCAAAAAGAAAAGGGAGCTTGCGCTTGCAGGAAAAATCTGTCCCACCAAAAAGCCGGACATCGACAACCTCTGCAAACAGCTCTTAGACACGCTAACCCGCCTGAACTTCTGGTTGGACGACAAACAAGTCGTCGAAATATCCGCTAAAAAAATGTATGCGGAACACGGAAAATGGGATGTAATGATAACAGGCTATAACGACAAATTAAATGAAAATAACAAGTAA